In a genomic window of Rhodovulum sp. P5:
- a CDS encoding ABC transporter permease subunit, protein MARRAQPIGIALPAGVLAGGAVLALSLGTLAAVALRAEGGTGLAAADWAAVRFTLTQATLSAGFSCLLAVFVARALARRQFPGRALLITLLGAPFILPVIVAVLGLLAVFGRSGLLSAALVPLGLGPVDIYGLEGVVLAHVFFNLPLATRLLLQGWLAIPAERFRLAAALGFSPGDVARHLEAPMLRSVLPGAFVVVFLICMTSFAVALTLGGGPRATTVELAIYQSFRYDFDLGHAALLSLIQFGLCGVAALLAFAVAVPSAFGSGLGRPLARWDGDRWALRLADAIWLCLGALFLLLPLAMIIAKGAAHLPGLPVQVYHAALRSLCVALASAAVTLALALPMALAAARLKRALGGALLAAGTLSIAASPLVMGTGLFILLFPLADPTALALPVTATVNAVMSLPFALRALAPAVAEAQRDFGKLADSLDIHGFSRLRLVLLPRLRRPVGFTLGLSAALSMGDLGVIALFADQGQATLPLQLYRLMAAYRMEDAAGAALLLLILSLGLFWLFDRGGRINADL, encoded by the coding sequence ATGGCGCGACGCGCTCAGCCAATAGGCATCGCTCTCCCCGCGGGTGTGCTGGCCGGTGGCGCGGTTCTGGCGCTCAGCCTCGGCACGCTGGCCGCGGTCGCCTTGCGGGCAGAGGGGGGCACGGGGCTGGCTGCGGCCGACTGGGCCGCGGTGCGATTCACGCTGACGCAGGCGACGCTTTCGGCCGGGTTCAGTTGCCTGCTGGCCGTCTTCGTGGCCCGTGCCCTGGCGCGACGGCAGTTTCCCGGGCGGGCGCTGCTGATCACGCTGCTGGGCGCGCCGTTCATCCTGCCCGTGATCGTCGCGGTGCTGGGTCTGTTGGCCGTTTTCGGGCGCTCCGGGCTGCTCTCGGCGGCGCTGGTCCCGCTTGGGCTTGGTCCCGTCGATATCTACGGGCTGGAGGGCGTGGTTCTGGCGCATGTGTTCTTCAACCTGCCGCTGGCCACGCGGCTGCTCCTGCAAGGATGGTTGGCGATCCCGGCCGAGCGGTTCCGGCTGGCCGCGGCGCTGGGATTTTCGCCCGGCGATGTCGCGCGTCACTTGGAGGCGCCGATGCTGCGCAGCGTTCTGCCCGGCGCCTTCGTGGTAGTCTTCCTGATCTGCATGACCAGTTTCGCGGTGGCCCTGACACTCGGCGGCGGTCCTAGGGCCACGACGGTGGAACTCGCCATCTATCAAAGCTTCCGCTACGACTTCGACCTTGGCCATGCGGCGCTGCTGTCGCTGATCCAGTTCGGGCTGTGCGGCGTGGCCGCTCTTCTGGCATTTGCCGTCGCGGTGCCGTCGGCCTTCGGGTCCGGGCTGGGCCGCCCCCTCGCACGGTGGGACGGCGACCGGTGGGCGCTGCGCCTGGCCGATGCCATTTGGCTGTGCCTTGGGGCGCTGTTCCTGCTGCTGCCGCTGGCCATGATCATCGCCAAGGGGGCCGCCCACCTGCCGGGGCTGCCGGTTCAGGTCTATCACGCCGCCCTTCGGTCCCTTTGCGTGGCGCTGGCCTCTGCCGCCGTGACCCTGGCCCTTGCCCTGCCGATGGCGCTGGCCGCGGCCCGGCTGAAACGCGCACTTGGCGGCGCCCTTCTGGCGGCGGGCACCCTGTCGATCGCGGCCTCACCGCTGGTGATGGGCACGGGGCTGTTCATCCTGCTGTTTCCCCTGGCGGACCCAACGGCCTTGGCCCTGCCGGTGACCGCGACGGTCAACGCGGTGATGAGCCTTCCCTTCGCGTTGCGCGCCCTTGCCCCGGCGGTGGCCGAGGCCCAACGGGATTTCGGAAAGCTTGCCGACAGTCTCGACATCCACGGGTTTTCGCGGCTGCGGCTTGTCCTGCTGCCGCGGCTCCGCCGGCCTGTGGGCTTCACGCTGGGGCTGTCGGCGGCGCTGTCGATGGGGGATCTGGGGGTGATTGCGCTGTTCGCCGATCAGGGGCAGGCCACCTTGCCGCTGCAACTCTATCGCCTGATGGCCGCGTACCGGATGGAGGACGCGGCCGGGGCCGCGCTGCTGCTTCTGATCCTCAGCCTTGGGCTGTTCTGGCTGTTCGACCGCGGGGGGCGGATCAATGCTGATCTGTAA
- a CDS encoding cytochrome c1, translated as MLKKLTITALTALSLGTAGAWASEGGHVKDYKFSFEGMAGTYDQAQLQRGLQIYTEICATCHGLIYVPFRSLAEPGGPSLSEQAMIDYAASFEVYDDEIEDYRPAKPTDYYPAGTYPGAPDLSLMAKARAGFHGPMGSGLAQLFKGMGGPEYITSYLLAFTDETKDEAGTLYYENPVFSTGWSAMPPQLYGEDVEFADGTPATAEQEAKDVAAFLMWAAEPKLMARKEAGFISVVFLTILTVLLYLTNKRLWAPYKPEKKAS; from the coding sequence ATGCTCAAGAAACTCACGATCACGGCCCTGACGGCCCTGAGCCTCGGCACCGCCGGTGCCTGGGCCTCGGAAGGCGGCCACGTCAAGGACTACAAGTTCTCCTTCGAGGGGATGGCCGGCACCTACGACCAGGCACAGCTTCAGCGGGGTCTGCAGATCTACACCGAGATCTGCGCCACCTGCCACGGCCTGATCTACGTGCCGTTCCGCAGCCTTGCCGAACCGGGCGGTCCCAGCCTCAGCGAGCAGGCGATGATCGACTATGCCGCGAGCTTCGAAGTCTATGACGACGAGATCGAGGATTATCGCCCGGCCAAGCCGACCGATTACTACCCGGCCGGCACCTATCCCGGGGCACCGGACCTGAGCCTGATGGCCAAGGCCCGCGCCGGGTTCCACGGGCCGATGGGATCGGGCCTTGCCCAGCTCTTCAAGGGCATGGGCGGACCTGAGTACATCACGTCCTACCTGCTTGCCTTCACGGACGAGACCAAGGACGAGGCCGGCACGCTCTACTATGAAAACCCGGTCTTCTCGACGGGGTGGAGCGCGATGCCGCCGCAGCTTTACGGCGAAGACGTCGAATTCGCTGACGGGACCCCGGCCACGGCCGAGCAGGAAGCCAAGGACGTTGCGGCCTTCCTGATGTGGGCGGCCGAGCCGAAGCTGATGGCGCGCAAGGAAGCCGGGTTCATCTCGGTCGTGTTCCTGACCATCCTGACCGTGCTTCTGTACCTGACGAACAAGCGTCTCTGGGCCCCCTACAAGCCCGAGAAGAAAGCGTCCTGA
- a CDS encoding ATP-binding cassette domain-containing protein, protein MLICKGLSVRQGDFRLAADFAVEPGRIVALLGASGAGKSTLLDMIAGFRPPDKGRVLWDGQDLTPMAPGQRPLSILFQDNNLFPHLSVTRNVGLGLRPDLKLSPADHERIETALSRVGLPGLGARKPAALSGGQRGRVALARMLLRGRPLMLLDEPFAALGPALKAEMLGLVADLARETGATVLLVTHDPADAQAICDQTILVAGGQAHAPQATAALFDDPPPALRAYLG, encoded by the coding sequence ATGCTGATCTGTAAGGGGCTTTCGGTCAGGCAGGGCGACTTTCGGCTGGCGGCCGATTTCGCGGTCGAGCCCGGCCGGATCGTCGCGCTCCTCGGCGCGTCGGGGGCGGGGAAATCGACGCTGCTGGACATGATCGCCGGGTTTCGCCCCCCCGACAAAGGCCGTGTGCTGTGGGACGGACAGGACCTGACACCCATGGCGCCGGGACAGCGACCCTTGTCGATCCTGTTTCAGGACAACAACCTGTTTCCGCATCTGAGCGTCACACGGAATGTCGGGCTTGGGCTGCGGCCCGATCTGAAGCTGTCGCCCGCCGACCATGAGCGGATCGAGACGGCCCTGTCCCGCGTTGGGCTGCCGGGGCTTGGCGCGCGCAAGCCCGCGGCGCTGTCGGGCGGGCAGCGCGGGCGCGTGGCGCTGGCCCGGATGCTGTTGCGGGGGCGGCCGCTGATGCTGCTGGACGAACCGTTCGCCGCGCTCGGCCCCGCGCTGAAGGCGGAAATGCTCGGGCTGGTGGCCGACCTTGCCCGCGAAACGGGCGCGACGGTTCTTCTGGTGACCCATGATCCCGCCGATGCGCAGGCGATTTGCGACCAGACGATCCTGGTGGCCGGCGGGCAGGCCCATGCCCCGCAGGCCACGGCCGCCTTGTTCGATGACCCGCCCCCGGCGCTCCGGGCCTATCTGGGCTGA
- a CDS encoding cytochrome b N-terminal domain-containing protein — protein MSGIPHDHYEPTTGSEKWLHRRLPVVALIYDTIMIPTPKNLNWMWIWGIVLFFALVLQIVTGIVLAMHYVPNTEMAFASLEHIMRDVNGGHFLRYLHSNGASLFFVAVYLHIFRGMFYGSYKNPREVTWIVGILIYLAMMATGFMGYVLPWGQMSFWGATVITGLFGAIPWIGDDIQVWLLGGPAVGNATLNRFFSLHYLVPFIILGLAIVHVWAFHTTGNNNPSGVEVRRGSKEEAKKDTLPFWPYFVIKDLFALGVVMIVFFAIVGFMPNYLGHPDNYVMADPLVTPAHIVPEWYFLPFYAILRAFDGDVWMVQFFDWLTLGVVNAKFFGVLAMFGSILVMAFLPWLDTSNVRSGRYRPMFKLAFYGFLIDFVILTWAGAMPAEGIYTTIALIGATYWFAYFLVILPVLGVIEKPLPQPATIEEDFNDHYGEGAATGTASATPAE, from the coding sequence ATGTGGATCTGGGGGATCGTGCTGTTTTTCGCGCTGGTTCTGCAAATCGTCACCGGTATCGTGCTGGCGATGCACTATGTGCCGAACACCGAGATGGCGTTCGCCTCGCTCGAACACATCATGCGTGACGTGAACGGCGGCCACTTCCTGCGTTACCTGCACTCCAACGGTGCGTCGCTGTTCTTCGTGGCGGTGTATCTGCACATCTTCCGCGGCATGTTCTATGGCTCGTACAAGAACCCGCGCGAGGTGACCTGGATCGTCGGTATCCTGATCTACCTTGCCATGATGGCGACGGGCTTCATGGGTTACGTGCTGCCCTGGGGTCAGATGTCCTTCTGGGGTGCGACCGTGATCACCGGCCTGTTCGGCGCGATCCCGTGGATCGGCGACGACATCCAGGTGTGGCTGTTGGGCGGACCGGCCGTCGGCAACGCGACGCTGAACCGCTTCTTCTCGCTGCACTACCTTGTGCCGTTCATCATCCTGGGTCTGGCCATCGTCCATGTCTGGGCATTCCACACCACCGGCAACAACAACCCCTCGGGTGTTGAGGTTCGCCGCGGCTCCAAGGAAGAAGCCAAGAAAGACACGCTGCCCTTCTGGCCCTACTTCGTGATCAAGGACCTGTTCGCGCTGGGCGTGGTGATGATTGTCTTCTTCGCCATCGTCGGCTTCATGCCGAACTATCTGGGCCACCCGGACAACTACGTCATGGCCGACCCGCTGGTGACGCCCGCGCATATCGTGCCCGAATGGTACTTCCTGCCGTTCTACGCGATCCTGCGCGCCTTTGACGGTGACGTGTGGATGGTCCAGTTCTTCGACTGGCTGACCCTCGGTGTCGTCAACGCCAAGTTCTTCGGCGTGCTGGCGATGTTCGGTTCGATCCTCGTGATGGCATTCCTGCCGTGGCTCGATACCTCCAACGTCCGTTCGGGCCGCTACCGTCCGATGTTCAAGCTTGCCTTCTACGGCTTCTTGATCGACTTCGTGATCCTGACCTGGGCAGGCGCGATGCCGGCGGAAGGTATCTACACCACCATCGCGCTGATCGGAGCGACCTACTGGTTCGCCTACTTCCTCGTGATCCTTCCGGTGCTCGGCGTCATTGAGAAACCGCTGCCGCAGCCGGCAACCATCGAGGAAGATTTCAACGACCACTACGGCGAAGGGGCTGCCACCGGCACCGCCTCTGCGACCCCGGCCGAGTGA